The sequence below is a genomic window from Armatimonadota bacterium.
GGGACTGACAACGCTGAGCAGTTTAGCAAGTCAGTTTTGGATGTTATGAGACTTTACTTTGAATCGCTCCTTCGATCCGGGCATGTTTTCTCGACCAAATACGTGGGATCGTTTGAATTCGAATTAGTTCGTGAGCCTTGAGGAGTGGTTCTGGGCGAAAAGTTTGGTGGGCAAGATGCCCACCTTCCCAGGAGGTCTGATATCCACCCGTGAGGGCAAATCAAAGAATTGGGAGAGGGAAGTGGGGTTTGCGTGGAACCTTATTTCCGGCGTTTGCGGGGCTTTTTGACCTGAGGTTTACGGGGTCGGTCGGCGTTCATCTTTTTCACGATGTCGCGGATCGATGTTGGCTGAGGTGGTCGAGCGGCTTCTTTGGCGGCTTTCTTCTCGGCTTCGATTTCTTCTCGCGGTCGCGGTTTGATGACCTCATCACCATAGCGCCACATGGCGGGCATGTCGCCTAGCGGTTCGTAATGTTCTGGCGTTTCGCCTTTGCGGCGGACCAGGCAGGCGAAGGCGCCTGCGCCAAGTCCCTGGTGTGGGTAGAGGCGGTAGGCGGGGAAGTCGGAGAAGCGAGAGCGGAATTCGGCCAAGTGCGGGACTTCGACAGCTTCCATATCCGGGTGGGTTTTGAGGAACCACTCGATGACCTTTTCGTTCTCCTTGGGGCTGAACGTGCAGGTGGCGTAGAGGATGGAGCCGCCGGGGCGGAGGCAGTGATAGCAGTTGCCAATGATGCGTCGTTGGCGACCGACGTTCATGTCGATCATGTTCGGCGCGAAGGCACCGAGGGCTTCGTCGCCTTTGGCGATCAGCGATTGTCCCGAGCAGGGGGCGTCGCAGATGACGAGATCGAAGCATTCTTTGTAGCGTCGGGCGAAAACAGAAGGGTCGGCGGACCAGACGAGGCTTCCTTCGCACTTGCACCGGTCGAGGTTGCCGATGAGGGTTGAGACGCGCTTGCGGATGATCTCATTGCAGAGCAGGACCTCGGGGTGGAAGGCTCGATAGGCGAAGACGGCTTTGCCGCCGGGCGACGAGCACATGTCGAGAACTCGCTTGGGCGGGGCAGCGACGGCGAGCATTGCCGACGCGGAGAAGACGGACGAGAAATCGAGCGAATAGTAGGCGCCTTTGGCGTACAACGGGTGCTTCGCGGCTTTGAATTCGGGGTCGCTGATGCGCTCGACGAAGGGCGGTTGCCATTTGAGGTGGCGGTCGCGGGGGAAGGACTTTATCTCGGGGCGATCCTGGAGGATGATCATCGCCATCTCTTTGGAATCGCCAGCGAGCATGGCCTCCAAGAACTCTTCCCGCTCGTCCTCCGACTCGAATAAGTCGTGGGCGGCTTTGAGCAACAGTCGGGAAGCGTCCTTGGCGGGCTTGGCCATGAGAATTAGAGTCCTAGCACGAGTTCGGCGACTTGAACCGCGTTGAGGGCCGCACCTTTCAGCAGTTGGTCGCCCGACAGCATGAGGCAGAGGGCGTTCGGATTGCTAAGGTCGTGGCGAAGGCGGCCGACGAGCACGTCGTCTTGGCCGCTGGCTTCTAGCGGGGTCGGGAAGTGGTTTTTCTCGCGATCATCGATGAGGCGAACGCCGGGAGCTTTCGACAGAGCTTCCCGGGCGTCCTCGATAGACGGCGCGGGACCATCGAATTCCATCGTCACGGTCTCGGTGTGAGCGCGAAGAATGGGAACGCGAACGCAGGTGACATTGATCTTGAGATCGGGCATTCCGAGGATTTTCTTGGTTTCCTCGACGACTTTCATTTCTTCTTCGTTGTAGCCGGTTTCGCCGACGGCGGTGTTGTGGCTGAAGAGGTTGAACGCGTAGGTTTGGCTCAGCGTGGTCGGCGGGAGTTCTTCGCCAAGCACTACGGCCTTCGTCTCACCTTCGAGTTGGCGCATCATACCGGCGCCGCCGCCGCTTGCGCTTTGGTAGGTGCTGACGATCAATCGCTGGAGCTTGCCGAGCTTGAGGATCGGGTTGATGGCGGTGCAGAGCAGGATTGCGGTGCAGTTGCCGACAGCGAAAAGGCGATTGTCGGGCGAGTAGGTCGACGGGTTGACCTCGGGCACGATGAGCGGCACGGCGGGGTCCATGCGGAATGCGCTGGAGTTATCGACCACCAACGAGCCGGCGGCGATGGCGTCGGGGACCAAAGCCTTAGATCGGGTTGCACCCGCAGAAAAAAATGCGACGTCGATGCCCGCAAAAGCACCGGGTTTGGCCTCTTCGATCGCGATGGATTCTCCCTTGAACGAAAGATGTTTACCGACCGATCGCTCGCTAGCAAGGAGCTTGAGAGATCGAATGGGGAAGTTTCTTTGTTCGAAGAGCCTGAGGAATTCTCCGCCAACGGCTCCGGTCGCACCAACTATTGCGACACTATAGGATTGAGACACTCCTAGTGTTGTACCGCAAATCATGGTAAAACCTGAGTCAATCATTGACCTCTTCGACTATATAAAGTGACTCGTGGTGCTTGGACAAAGAAAGATTTTGTGGTGGATTTCCCCTTGGGAACCACGACGCAACTTTTCCGGGAAGTAAATTATCCGGGCCCATCGGGCTGCTTCAAGGTTCTTAATTTCGATCAGGTCGTTCCTGAGAGCGTTGACGGTACTTCGGACTTTGGGTCGGAGACGTGGGGCCTGCTGATCAAACGGCAGGGCACGACGATTTTTAAGGCGGACGAGCACCAGAACCCGATGATCGTTCCGGCGGGGACGGTGATGCTGACCCGGGCGCGAAACCTGCGGATGCGGATCACGAAGGGGGTTCACGAATCGACGATCGTTTTGTGGAAGGCGTCTTCCTTGCCTCGGTTGGCGGCGAGCCTTGAGAAGTCGAAGCGATTTGTGATGGTGCAGAGCGTTCTGCCGCACCACCGGCATACGGTTTCGATCCTGCAGGGGTTGGTGGACGACCCGCATCGGCACTTTGAGTTGATGATGGTGGGATTGTTGTACACGACCATCGGAGTGATGATTTCGGGGAGGGATGAGTTGAACCTGTCGGCGATCGACCAGGGGTATCCAGATTCGATGAAGCCGCTGATCGATATGGTTCGGAAGGAACCGGCGCGGTACTGGCCGGTGCCGGAGGCGGCGAACATCGTCGGGTATTCGGACCATCATTTCTCGCGGATGTTCAAGCAGGCGACGGGGATGAAGTTCCAGTCGTTTGTGGAGCGGTGCCGGACGGCGTATGCGGTCGAGCTTTTGATCACGACAAAGCTGTCGGTGGACACGATTGCCAATAAGACGGGGTTCGGGGCTCCTCAGGCTCTGCGTGAGGCGTTTAAGAATGTGCTGGGGATTATTCCGAGCGATCTGCGGGGTTTCAACCACGTTTCGAAACCGTAATCCGCAACCTTTTTTCGGGCTTGTCGGTACTTCTAGAAAACAGTGAAAAATCGTTCGGGCTTGATTCTTTTCGTTGGCTCGCTGATTGCCGGGCTAATGAGCCTTTTGCGGGCGGGTTCCATTCCTGATCGGGTTCCGATGCATTGGAACTTGGCGGGTCAGGTAGACCGGTACGGCAGCCGATGGGAAGGGCTTTTGTTCATCCCGATCATGTCGCTGGTGTTGAGCTTTGTGTTCATGCTGATCGGCGCGGTTAGCGGGAGCCGGTTGCGCCAGAACACAGTGAAGGCGCTGAACATCATTTCGGCGGCGATGATGACGTTTTTCTTGGTCATCCACAACTTCATGTTGTCGGCTCAGCCGGATCGGATCCCGGGGATGATTCCGGGCGGATTGGCGTGTTTGATGGTCGTGATGGGGTTTGCGATCAAGGATGTGGAGCCGAATCCGTTTGTGGGGATTCGGGTGCCATGGACGATGAACAATCCGCTGGTGTGGCGCAAGACGCACGATCGGGCGAGCCGATTGTGGATTGTCGGCGGGGCGGTGGCGTTGGTGTTGGCGTTGTTGCATGCGCCGACGATATTGCCGATTGCGGTGTTCGTGGGGTTGATTTTGTATCCGATGTTGGATTCGTATCGGATTTCGAAGACGGGTTAGTTTTTCGGGGCGAGGGCAAGGGCGAGGGCATATTCACATTGGGGCGGGCAGGTACCCTATAGGCATCAATGCCCATCCGCGAAAGTGACGTCCTTGAAGCCCTCAAGAGCGTCATGGACCCCGACCTCCATCGTGACATCGTCACCCTTGGGTTTGTCAAAGACATCGTCCTTCAGCTTCCTCGCGTCGCGTTCAAAATCGACCTGACGACGCCGGCGTGCCCGGTCAAGGACCTTCTCAAATCGCAGGCGGAAGAGGCCGTTCTCGCCCTTGAGGGCGTCGAGACGGTTGAAATCGAGATGACGGCGACGGTTCGTCAGCGAAACCAGAAGCCGGAGGACCTGATCACGGGCGTCAAGCATGTAATTGCGATCGCGAGCGGTAAGGGTGGAGTCGGAAAATCCACCGTGACGGTGAACTTGGCGTTGGCGCTGGCGGCGACGGGGGCGAAGGTGGGAATTCTCGACGCCGACGTGTATGGGCCATCGATTCCGTTGATGTTGGGCGCGCAGAACGACAAGCCGTTTACGGAGGCGCAAAAGATTCTGCCCGTCCTGAAGTACGGGGTGCAGACGATGTCGCTGGGGTACCTGCTGGACGAAGACAGTGCGGTGCTGTGGCGCGGGCCGATGGTGGCGGGCACGGTGCGACAGCTTTTGGCCGATGTGGAGTGGGGCGAACTCGACTACCTTTTGGTCGATTTGCCGCCTGGAACCGGCGATGCCCCGATGTCGCTGGCTCAATTGGTGCCATTGACGGGCGTGGTGATCGTTTCGACGCCGCACAACGTGGCGGCGAACATTGCCGGCAAGGCGGTGCAACTGTTTAAGCGGCTGAACTCGCCGATTCTTGGCGTGATTGAGAACATGGGGCCGTACGTGGACGCGGCGACGGGCGAGACGCGAAAGATGTTTTCGGGGATGACAGGCGAGGAGCTTGCCCAGCATTTGGCGGTGCCTTATCTGGGTTCGATTCCGTTCGATCCGATCGTGTCGGAGTCGGGCGATGCAGGAACTCCGGCGGTGGTGGCGTACCCGGACACGGTTCAGGCGACGGCGTTTAAAGATTTGGCGGGCTCGGTGGCGCGCCAGGCATCGATTCGGACGATCAACGGCTAAGTCAGAGCTGGTTCAGCCACTGGACGAGGGGGCTGTTGCGGTTTTGGTGGAGGAAGACCGAGGGGTATTCCTCCTTGTTGATCCAGCGAAGAACCTGGAATTTTTGGCCGTCGAGAGTTTGCGGTTGGTCGCTGGAGGGGTCCCACCAACGGTTGGCAGGCACATCGAAGACGGGCATCTGGCGGGCCATGACGGGATCGAGCGGCTCTTCGCTACAAACCACCAGACCCTGGGCGGATTGGAGGGCAGCAGCCTTGGATTCACGATTGTAAATGATGTGGGGGATGCGGTTGACGCGGAGGAAGATGCGCAGGACGCGGCACATGGCATCGCACCGCTCTGGGTTTTCGTCCCAGGCGTGAATTTCGATTTGGCGCTCTCCGTAAAAGTTGGCGATGGAGGCCGCTACGTACGTCGCGGACATGAAATCGCCGAACCCGATAATTGCAAGTCTCTCAAACACCCGTGCGTTTCGTTTCCCGTTTCAAAGATAATGTTAGCTGATGGATGACTTTGATTTCGGAATGGAACCTGCCGAACTGAGTACGTCCGCAATGAATTTCAGCTTTGGCGCGGCGGGCAAGATTTCCAGTTTATGGGTTGCCGAATCCGGCGGAGCCTACGGCGGCGATCAACAATTCATTTCCGGTCCAATCGTTATTGGAGACGAAACTTCGGACGAATACGTTCCAGGGACGATTCTGCTTGGGACCCGGACGGATATCGAGGATCCATGGATCGTGAGCCGCAATACCGGCGGCGATCCCCAGGTGAGCGAGACGCAGGTCGATATCGACTACGACTTTTCGCTCCTCAGCGACCTGACGGTGAAAGGGAAGTTCTATGAGGACACCGAGCGGCCGGGAGTGGTCATTTGGGAGATCACGATTCGGAATAAGAGTCGGCAGAGCGTCGAAATTGGCGAACTTGGGTTTCCTCTGGCGCTGAATACGTCGCTGGAGGGCTTTCCGATCTCGGATGAGGGGATGAACTCGCTGTTGACCGAGCGGCTGATCGTGCAGAAGCATATCGGCGGGGCAGGAAGCTATTTGGTGGCGAAGAAGGTGTGTGGCGATCCGCCCGGGCTTCTGGTTTTTCCGGGGAAGGACACGTCGTTTGAGTTTTTCCATTCGGCGCCGCTTTCGATGCGGTTGTCGCCGGGTTGGTCGGGGATTCCGATCTTGTACGTACACTCGCAGGCAACGATCGAGCGGGAGGACTGGGGGGAGTGGTTCTTCGACCATACATCGCTCGTGATGGAGCCGAAGGAAGAGAAGACGTTTCAAATCTGCTTTGCGCCGGTTCTGGCGCGGCATGGCTACGATGTGCCGCTGGCCTTGGCGGAGTACGGTGTGCCGACATTTCGTCCGATTCCGGGTGCGGTCGTGCCGACCGACGTCACGTTGGCGGTCGAGGTTTCGGGCACGCGTCCGGCTGAATTTCTCTCCGACGACGAAGCGGCGGAGCTGGATTCTGAAAGCGACGAGTTTGGTGGCACAGTGCTGGTGCGGAGCCCAAACACCGGCCAGAACCGGATTGTGGTGAAGGACATGGACGGGCGGGAGGCGTGGGCGCATATCTACGTCGTCAAACCGATCAAGGACTTGATTGAGTCGCGGGCGTCGTGGATTTGTCGCAACCAGGTGATGAAGGACGGACCGTTTGAGCACGCGATCGTGCCGGCGGATTTATCCGAAGAGACGAAGGCAGTTGCCGAGTTCGACAACAGTTGGGCGATCATTTCCAGCTTGGCGGACGCAACGTTTTTGGCAGAGAAGAATCGAATTTACTTCGACCCCGACCAGGTGAAGGTCCTGGATGACTACATCGAGAAGTTTCTGCTTCAACGGTTCCACAAGCCGGGGCAGGGGACTTTTGGGGCGATCTGCCCACCCTGGAAGGATTCGATCGCGATGGATGGGAGCCGGGCCCAGCTTTATGTGTTGGCGGCGAAGTTCTATGTGTCGTGCGCGGACTTGGCGACGGGGGCTAGGCTGTCGCGGGTGGCGAACGACTATCTGGAGTTGGCGCGTGAGCTTTTGGTTGGGATGCTGAAGTTTGCCGACCGGGAAGGGTACGTGGCGCAGACGCTTTATGGGGCGAACGAATTGTTTCGGTTCGACGAATGGGCGGATTTGCGCGAAGGCTTCTTGGAGAAGACGCGGCTCCCGTTCTGGAACGGACGGTATTTCTCGCTGACGACTCTGAGCGAGGTGAGCGTGATGGCGGAGCTGACGAATTCCATGAGCGCGACCGGCTCGGTCGAGCAGTTGTGTCTGGCCCACAAATCGTCATCGCCTAACTGGTGGTCGTTTGGGGCAGAGCCGCGGCCGAGCGTGGATTACGAGGCGCATCCGTACCTGCCGGACTACGCCGAAGTGTTCCCCTCGTACACGAGCGTGAGTTCGTCGATGGCGATGACGACGTGGCTGAAGCGCGACTATACGCGGCTGGACGAAGCAGGTTTGCGGTTGGCGACTGGCGGAATGCTGGCTCCCTGGAGTTTGGTCCGGGAGGATGGAGCGTTGACGATGGGCTTTTGCCCGGATTTGGGATCGTCGCAAAGGGGCATCGTCAACTTTACGGGCGACGCTGGCTTTGCGCTGGCGGACTACCTTCGGTACTCGACGGGCTACTTGCTGTCGAGTTTCGACCGAGGTTTTGTGCCGCTTGGCGTGCATTTCGAGTCTTATCCGCGCGATGGGATGACGATCATCCGCTTGGAGCCGTGGGACGGCGTGGGTCGGCGAATCATGGTGCGGCACCTGAACCTTTCGGTCGAGGTCGAAGGTGCGAAGATCGACGTGATTGAGTTTGATGTGAACCTGCGATGGGCAAAGGTGACGCTGGACAACCCGACGGAGACGATGAAGCGGAAGACGCGCGTGCTGGTGGACGGGCTGTGGGGGACGAAGTTCGTGGTAACGGATGCGGATAGTAAGGTCGAGGACGGGGTTTTGGTTTTGGATACGGTGGTGGATGCGGGTCGGCTGAAGGAGATCGAGATTCGGGTGGTTTGAGGCTTGTCCTCGCTTCCCTTGCTCGACTCACCCGGTTCGCCAACACAGCGTTGTGAAAATTGGTTATTGGTGTTGGCTCACCGACCTCTCTATCCAAAGAGGTATCTCGGTTTGGTAGCCGGAGTGAAATCTTGGGAGACGAAGTTCGTGGTAACGGATGCGGATAGTAAGGTCGAGGACGGGGTTTTGGTTTTGGATACGGTGGTGGATGCAGGTCGGCTGAAGGAGATTGAGATTCGGGTGGTTTGAGGCTTGTCCTCGCTTCGATCTGGTAGTCCCGGCGGACGAGCTTACTCTGGCTCTTTTTGAATCTGCTTCGATTGGACCCCCATCCCAACCCTTCCCCCTTTTCGGGAAAAAGGGGAAGGGCTCAGGGCTTCGCCTGGGTCGTCCCTAAGACCGGGACCTGTCGGTTTTTTGGCAAGGATTTACCAGGGCGGGAGTGGGGGAAGGCGGAAGGGTTCGCGGCTCAACGTAAGCACGTAAAACTCGATCGGTAAGTGCCGACATGAGTCGGCGAGGGTGTCGCCAAGAATTGGATCCCAAACAAGGACTTGGTCAGGAGTTTCTTTCGATAGCTCGGCGAGGAACGTCGGTGCGTCGGGTAGCGCTTTGGGTTTGATGCCTCGAATCTCGAACCAAAGGTTGACCAAACGGGTTTGGAGGTCGTCGGGGCCGATGATGACAACCTTTTGACGATCCACCGTCTGAGTTTAGCAAAGTCGCTCTACGTGACTGGTTTCCTTGGACCCCCATCCCAACCCTTCCCCCTTTTCAAGAAAAAGGGGAAGGGCTCTTTGCCTATCTGCATCTTCGAAGTATTGCTTACGGAGATTAGGCACAAATGGAATGAGGCCGTCATGCAAGAGCATGACGGCCTCATTCCAAGTGAATTGGCTTTGGTTAGCTTACTTGGCAGTGCGTCGTCGTCGAACAAGTGCCAGAGCGCCGAGGCCGAGGACGGCCATGGAAGCCGGCTCAGGAACGGTCGTCGATGTACCCATGACTCGAACAGCCACGTCGGTGCTGTTGAAGTTGTTCCAGCTAGCGCCACCGTCGGTGCTGAACTGCTGGTCGCCAGTGTTGTTGGCGTTGTTCCAGCCCCAACCACCATTCAGGTTCGCATCCGTCGTGGTAGCCGTGACGTAGTACGTGCCGGTCGTCAGCAACGGATTCAGGGACGAGTTGAGCAGGTAGCTGTTCACGACGCCATTGGCGGTCGTCACGTTGACCGCAAACGATTCGAGAACGGTGCCAGGAACGCCAGCGTTGTCGGCGCAGATGCTAACATCGTAGACGCCCGTATTGTCGTTGAAGTTGCCGAGCGGGAGCTCAATGCTGTCCAACGTGTAGGAACCGGTGACCGAGAACGGTCGGGACATGAATTGCCAGGTCGCAACGATCCAACCATTAGCTTGGAAACCAGGTGCATCGCCCGCATACGTGTCAAGAAGCACGTCTGCATTTGCCGAAACGGCGCCGCCCACGACGAGAAGAGCGATGAGCGCTCTACTTACAGTATTTTTCATATTAGTACCCTCCAAGTCCATCCCCATTCGGTGAGGACCAAGAAACAAACGGTAACGTGTACCGGCGGCAAAGAGTTTGCCCTTCCTGCCGCAATGATAGGTATAGCATGTCTTTGCGAAAAGTAGAAGAGTATAAGAATCGAATTAGCAAAATTACTAGCCGCACTAGTTTCGACCCCGTTTTGGAGTTCGGGAGACCCGTTTGTTTAGGAAATCGTTCTCACGAAAAATATCATGCCAAAGGTGATATCTTTGCGTTGAATAAGTACCTGAAAGTAAGCGAAGTAGGTAGGCGAAACGGATGGGCATTCTCGACTTTGGTACTTAGCCGGATTTCAGGCTCCTAGGCCCTCGGTCCCGGCGCCGGGCGGGTAAACTGGCTTTTTAATGAGTGAAACGGTTCTCGTTCTCGGCTCGGGACCGATTCGCATCGGCCAAGGCATCGAATTCGACTATTCCTGCGTTCATTGTGTTTGGTCTTTGCGAGACATGGGCTATCGAGCCATTCTCGTCAATAACAACCCCGAAACCGTTTCGACCGACTTCGATACGTCCAACGGACTGTACTTCGAGCCGGTGACCTTGGAGGACGTCATGGACGTCATCAGCCACGAAGAGCCCATGGGCGTGGTGTGCCAGTTCGGTGGCCAAACGGCGATCAACCTGGCGATGGGGCTACAGGAGCGAGGGATTCAGGTTCTGGGCACGACACCCGAGGCGATCGCCGAGGCCGAGGACCGCGAGCAATTCGACGCTTTGTTGGAGAAGCTGGGGTTTCAGCGGCCGAAGGGAAGAGCCGTTCGCTCTCTGGAGGACGCGGTGAAGGTTGCCGAAGAGGTCGGTTATCCGGTTCTCGTTCGCCCAAGTTTCGTTCTCGGAGGCCGGGCGATGGAGATCGTTTTCAACGAAGAGCATCTGCGGGCGTTCTACGGAGAGGCAGAATCCGCCAACCCCGGGCAGCCGGTGCTGGTCGACAAATATCTGCTGGGCAAGGAAGCGGAAGTCGACCTGATTTCGGACGGCGAAAACGTTTTGATACCTGGGATCATGGAGCATATCGAGCGGGCCGGCGTGCATAGCGGCGACTCGATGGCGATCTATCCTCCGGTAGCGCTGACGAGCGACGAAATTACATCGATGTGCCGAATGGGCATCGAGATTGGCCGGGCTTTGAAGGCTAAGGGGCTGGTCAATATTCAGTTTGTGATTGTGGATGGGGTGGCGTACATCCTTGAGGTGAACCCGCGGGCGAGTCGCACGGTACCGTTCTTGAGCAAGGTGACGGGCATTCCGATGGTCGATCTGGCGACGCGGTGCATGATGGGTGAGAAGCTCGCTGAGCTAGGCTACGAGACCGGGCTTTGGACTTTGGAGACGACGGCCGGGACAGAGTACTCGGGTCCGAAAGGCACGAAGTACGCGCCGATCTATAAAGGGCGGATTTTGGACGTTTCGAACCAGGATGCGCCGGTAGGGAAGTCGCAGGTTTATGCGGTGAAGGCTCCGGTGTTCTCGTTCCTCAAACTGCGGTTGGTCGAGCCTTCGCTTGGGCCGGAGATGAAGTCGACGGGCGAAATTATGGGGGTCGATTCGACCTACGAGGCGGCTTTATATAAGGCGTTTTTGGCGGCGGGAATTGGTTTTAAGGGAGATGGCGCGGTGTGCATCACGGTTCGCGACCAGGACAAGGAGCAGGCGGTGGACATCGGTCGGCGGCTGAATGCGAACGGACTGAAGCTGGTGGCGACGCCGGGAACGGCGGCACACCTGCAGGCGCAGGGCATTGCTTGCGAGAAGGTGAACAAGATTCAAGCGGGTTCGCCGAACTTGCTAGACCTGATCATGGAAGGCGGGTTAAGTATGATGATCAATACGGCCAGCCTGACGGAAACGAGCGAGAGCGAAGCGGCGCGGATTCGGCGTGCGTGTATCGAGACGGGTGTCCCTTGTGTGACGGCGATCGACACGGCGAGCGCGTTGGTTCGGGCTTTGGAGATTTATTCGGATCCGTCGCAGAGCGAGTGCAAGCGGCTAGACGAGTACTTCCAGTTGGCGTAGGTTTTCGGAAGCGCTTGTTCTTTTCTTGTGCGATGAAGCCTCCTCCCCACCGCTTCGCCTAGGGCCCGCTTAGCGACTCCCCCCGGGAAGTAGCGTGGTTGGTAGGCTCCGTTGGAACTTCGTCACGCTGATTTCCCGAAGTGGTTTCAAGATTCGGCACGAAATAGGGCGCCCACCCTCTATGCTTGCCCCTTCGAGGAGATTGGTCGAATCTTCTCAGGCTTGGCGACCGTAACCGAACTCATATGGCGGGTGGACGTCGTAGGAGCAAGGTGAAGCGGACTCTGCGAGTCTACGGATTTCCGCTTGAGTTCTGTGCTTTGGGACTCATCACCGGTTCCCTTGGAGCGTTTTTGGTTGCAGTAATCATCGCCCTCTTTGTCGCCATGTTAGTCAAGGCTGGCTGGTACCGAGATGAATTAGAACCAGAGAGTTCCTGAACCTCTTGGTCTATGCGCAATAATATTCCGATGGCTCTTTCCGCTGGAACCAAGGCTCCTCTTTTCACCCTTCGACAGAAGACCGCTGATGGCATGAGGGATGTGAGTTTGGCCGACCATGCGGGCCAAGATGTTGTCGTTCTCCTTTTCGTGCCGGGGGCGTTTACGCATGTTTGCACGGGCCAATTTTGCGACCTCAGCAAGGGTGTGACGGCAATTCCGGGGGCGGTGACCTATGGCGTGTCGGTCGACTCTGCCTATTGCCAAGAAGCCTGGGGCAAGATGGATGGCATTACGCTTCCGATGATCAGCGACTTTACGCACCAAGTAACGAAGGACTACGATGTGGTTTTGGAGTCGTTGAGTGGCATGGGACCAGCCTCTAAGCGGGCGGCGTTTGTCATCGACCGTGATGGCATGATCGTCTATTCTGAGGAGACCCCTACCACGCTGGACATGGTCAACTATGAAGCCATCAACGCGGCGGTATCGGCCGCGAAATAAAATTAATTCGTAAGATTGGCACCAAAATTGACTTGGTCATGACTACCTCGGCTTAGACTGTAATGGTGAGCGAGCGATGGATATGAGAAATCGACCTCTTTTTTGGATTTTAGCTTTGGGGATTTCGGTGGCGGCAAACGCCCAGACGAAATTCAATTTTCAGACGATCGACGTCCTGCAGGACGCGAGGGTCGTGGCAGTCAACAATAAGGGCGCGATTCTCTGTCACTTTGTTGACCCGAGATATCAGATTTGGACTCCGCAAGGCGGACTATCCCACGTCACTTATAAGCCGTTCGACAATTACCGACCAGCAATCAGTGATTCGGGCAAGCTGTATGGCGAGTCGCGGGGAAGCATCATCCAGTTCGATATGGCGAGGGGGCAGAGCGTGCTCTTCTCACGAAGCGCCTATACCTATGCGATCGTGGATGCGAGCGAAGACAACCTTCTGATTAGCGCGAAACGTGGTTCGCAGACTCGATACTATACGGTCAAGTCGGGTGTGAAAGCGGGCCCACTTTCGATGCCTAGCGGATTTGTACCGGTAAGCATCGGCGGTGACGGAGTCATTCGAGGAACCGAAACTGCGGACGGTGGTACCTTCGCCTCTCAGGTCCGTAGAATTGTTCGCCTCAACAGCAACGGAACGACATCTCAAGACCCTTTGGCCGTTGACCAAGTCAGTTCATACGATGGATACAATTCCTCTTGGAACACGCAGACGATCCAATCCATGAGTGACGGCACGGTTGTTGTTCGACAGAGTTCCAATACTAGCGGCTACCACTCATCTGGAGGAACCGTGTGGGTCGATACCTATTTTCCTTCCGGCAAACACCTTCAAACCATTGCTGGCTATAGTCAGTCATTTGAGGGATCCGGCTACTATGGGTCGCTGTTTGGGTTGGCGTTGTCCGATGAACGCATCCTCATCCGTCCGATGACCAGTCCATTCGACTTTGTTCTCACCGATTGGGTGCTGCCAAATTA
It includes:
- a CDS encoding RsmB/NOP family class I SAM-dependent RNA methyltransferase, encoding MAKPAKDASRLLLKAAHDLFESEDEREEFLEAMLAGDSKEMAMIILQDRPEIKSFPRDRHLKWQPPFVERISDPEFKAAKHPLYAKGAYYSLDFSSVFSASAMLAVAAPPKRVLDMCSSPGGKAVFAYRAFHPEVLLCNEIIRKRVSTLIGNLDRCKCEGSLVWSADPSVFARRYKECFDLVICDAPCSGQSLIAKGDEALGAFAPNMIDMNVGRQRRIIGNCYHCLRPGGSILYATCTFSPKENEKVIEWFLKTHPDMEAVEVPHLAEFRSRFSDFPAYRLYPHQGLGAGAFACLVRRKGETPEHYEPLGDMPAMWRYGDEVIKPRPREEIEAEKKAAKEAARPPQPTSIRDIVKKMNADRPRKPQVKKPRKRRK
- a CDS encoding aspartate-semialdehyde dehydrogenase — encoded protein: MICGTTLGVSQSYSVAIVGATGAVGGEFLRLFEQRNFPIRSLKLLASERSVGKHLSFKGESIAIEEAKPGAFAGIDVAFFSAGATRSKALVPDAIAAGSLVVDNSSAFRMDPAVPLIVPEVNPSTYSPDNRLFAVGNCTAILLCTAINPILKLGKLQRLIVSTYQSASGGGAGMMRQLEGETKAVVLGEELPPTTLSQTYAFNLFSHNTAVGETGYNEEEMKVVEETKKILGMPDLKINVTCVRVPILRAHTETVTMEFDGPAPSIEDAREALSKAPGVRLIDDREKNHFPTPLEASGQDDVLVGRLRHDLSNPNALCLMLSGDQLLKGAALNAVQVAELVLGL
- a CDS encoding helix-turn-helix domain-containing protein codes for the protein MDFPLGTTTQLFREVNYPGPSGCFKVLNFDQVVPESVDGTSDFGSETWGLLIKRQGTTIFKADEHQNPMIVPAGTVMLTRARNLRMRITKGVHESTIVLWKASSLPRLAASLEKSKRFVMVQSVLPHHRHTVSILQGLVDDPHRHFELMMVGLLYTTIGVMISGRDELNLSAIDQGYPDSMKPLIDMVRKEPARYWPVPEAANIVGYSDHHFSRMFKQATGMKFQSFVERCRTAYAVELLITTKLSVDTIANKTGFGAPQALREAFKNVLGIIPSDLRGFNHVSKP
- a CDS encoding DUF1648 domain-containing protein; this translates as MILFVGSLIAGLMSLLRAGSIPDRVPMHWNLAGQVDRYGSRWEGLLFIPIMSLVLSFVFMLIGAVSGSRLRQNTVKALNIISAAMMTFFLVIHNFMLSAQPDRIPGMIPGGLACLMVVMGFAIKDVEPNPFVGIRVPWTMNNPLVWRKTHDRASRLWIVGGAVALVLALLHAPTILPIAVFVGLILYPMLDSYRISKTG
- a CDS encoding P-loop NTPase, with the translated sequence MPIRESDVLEALKSVMDPDLHRDIVTLGFVKDIVLQLPRVAFKIDLTTPACPVKDLLKSQAEEAVLALEGVETVEIEMTATVRQRNQKPEDLITGVKHVIAIASGKGGVGKSTVTVNLALALAATGAKVGILDADVYGPSIPLMLGAQNDKPFTEAQKILPVLKYGVQTMSLGYLLDEDSAVLWRGPMVAGTVRQLLADVEWGELDYLLVDLPPGTGDAPMSLAQLVPLTGVVIVSTPHNVAANIAGKAVQLFKRLNSPILGVIENMGPYVDAATGETRKMFSGMTGEELAQHLAVPYLGSIPFDPIVSESGDAGTPAVVAYPDTVQATAFKDLAGSVARQASIRTING
- a CDS encoding PEP-CTERM sorting domain-containing protein, with the protein product MGMDLEGTNMKNTVSRALIALLVVGGAVSANADVLLDTYAGDAPGFQANGWIVATWQFMSRPFSVTGSYTLDSIELPLGNFNDNTGVYDVSICADNAGVPGTVLESFAVNVTTANGVVNSYLLNSSLNPLLTTGTYYVTATTTDANLNGGWGWNNANNTGDQQFSTDGGASWNNFNSTDVAVRVMGTSTTVPEPASMAVLGLGALALVRRRRTAK